GAGCTTGCCTGTTCACCCGCAGTGGAGCAAGCATGCGCCAATTCCGTGAAACGATTGATGCAGGCATGCTGGGCATTAACTTGGGCGTACCTGCGCCAATGGCATTTTTCCCTTTTTCCGGCTGGAAGAAATCGTTCTACGGTGATTTGCATGCCAACGGTACAGATGGCGTTGAATTTTATACTCGCAAAAAAATGGTTACTGCCCGCTGGTAGTCACTCAGGGCATACCCAGCCAATGGAAGAACGTTGAGTCCACATGGACACATACAGGGAGGATAACGGAATGGGCAAGGATAAAGTGAGAATTGGCATCGTCGGCGCTGGTCGTATTGGTAAAATTCATGCGGACAATCTCCTGCGCAACCCGCATGCCGAGATTGTTGGCATCAGTGATTTGTTTGCAGGACCCGAGCTGGAGGAGTGGGCTTCCAGCCGTGGCATTCCGGTGGTAACGACAGATAGCAGCCAGCTGATCGCCATGCCAAATGTGGATGCAGTGCTGATCTGTTCCTCAACAGATACGCATGTACCCCTGATTGAACAGGCAGCCCAGGCGGGCAAACACATTTTTTGCGAGAAGCCGGTCAGTATGGATCTTCATCAGACTCAGGCAGCTGTTGCAGCCGTGCAGAAGGCTGGGGTAAAGCTGCAAATCGGATTCAATCGTCGCTTCGATCATAACTTCAAACGTGTACGTGCACATGTGCAGGAGGGAACGATTGGTGATCCGCATATTATTAAAATTACTTCTCGTGACCCGAGTCCGCCGCCAGCGGAGTACATCCGGGTGTCTGGCGGAATCTTCATGGATATGATGATCCATGATTTCGATATGGCCCGGTATCTGTCCGGTAGTGAGGTGGAGGAAGTCTATGCCCAGGGCAATGTGCTGATTCATCCTGTTTTTGCGGAACACGGCGATGTGGATACGGCCATTGTGACGTTGAGTTTTGAAAATGGAGCAATCGGCGTCATTGATAACAGCCGCCAAGCGGTATATGGATACGATCAGCGAGTCGAGGTATTTGGCTCATTGGGCAGCGCAACAGCTGCGAACGATCATCCGAATACGGCAGAAATTAGTACAGCAAATGGATTGATGCGCGACAAGCCGCTGCA
This window of the Paenibacillus marchantiae genome carries:
- the iolG gene encoding inositol 2-dehydrogenase; translation: MGKDKVRIGIVGAGRIGKIHADNLLRNPHAEIVGISDLFAGPELEEWASSRGIPVVTTDSSQLIAMPNVDAVLICSSTDTHVPLIEQAAQAGKHIFCEKPVSMDLHQTQAAVAAVQKAGVKLQIGFNRRFDHNFKRVRAHVQEGTIGDPHIIKITSRDPSPPPAEYIRVSGGIFMDMMIHDFDMARYLSGSEVEEVYAQGNVLIHPVFAEHGDVDTAIVTLSFENGAIGVIDNSRQAVYGYDQRVEVFGSLGSATAANDHPNTAEISTANGLMRDKPLHFFLERYNEAYVQETALFIDAIRNDTPVIVNGNDAVQAERIAIAARMSMEQGRPVKLREVPGMSVESQTVAP